One segment of uncultured Campylobacter sp. DNA contains the following:
- a CDS encoding homoserine O-acetyltransferase — protein MILQSKIQNFDEPLYLESGRVFSNFKLAYETYGELNSDKSNVIVICHALTGSAHAAGLYEGDVKPGWWDGLIGDHKAVDTTKFFVICINILASPFGSTCPLDVDESSGREYRLRFPVVVVSDVVRAQMMLLKCLGIARARAVIGGSLGGMQALCYAIEYPEFADEIFVLASTYATQPWAIAFNKIATEAILRDPNFKNGNYDKNLIAEHGLDGMAVGRMAGHISFLSPSSMQDKFGRNYVETDGLYEINGRFQVDRYLEYNGENFARRFDPLCYLYIAKMMNIFDCTRHYGNLKNACAQIRSRLHLISFKGDVLFPPGLMKEIYDAMSDLGKKDRASYAQIDSDYGHDAFLVEIEKFDYIIKRILDEF, from the coding sequence GTGATCCTTCAAAGCAAAATTCAAAATTTCGACGAGCCGCTCTATCTGGAGAGCGGCCGCGTCTTTTCCAATTTCAAGCTCGCCTATGAAACCTACGGCGAGCTAAATTCTGATAAATCCAACGTCATCGTCATCTGCCACGCCTTAACGGGCTCCGCGCACGCCGCGGGACTTTACGAGGGCGACGTTAAGCCCGGCTGGTGGGACGGGCTCATCGGCGATCATAAAGCGGTCGATACGACGAAATTTTTCGTCATCTGCATAAATATCCTGGCTTCGCCTTTCGGCTCGACATGCCCGCTCGACGTCGATGAAAGCAGCGGCCGCGAGTACCGCTTGCGCTTTCCGGTAGTGGTCGTCTCGGACGTCGTGCGCGCGCAGATGATGCTTTTAAAGTGCCTCGGCATCGCCCGCGCCCGCGCCGTTATCGGCGGCAGCCTGGGCGGCATGCAGGCACTGTGCTATGCGATCGAATATCCGGAATTTGCGGATGAAATTTTCGTACTCGCAAGCACTTACGCTACACAGCCTTGGGCGATCGCGTTTAATAAGATCGCAACCGAGGCCATCTTGCGCGACCCAAATTTCAAAAACGGCAACTACGATAAAAATCTGATCGCCGAGCACGGACTTGACGGCATGGCGGTGGGGCGCATGGCGGGGCATATAAGTTTTTTAAGCCCAAGCTCGATGCAGGATAAATTCGGGCGCAACTACGTCGAAACCGACGGTCTTTACGAGATTAACGGGCGCTTTCAAGTCGATCGTTACCTTGAATACAACGGCGAAAATTTCGCGCGCAGGTTTGATCCACTGTGCTATCTCTACATCGCCAAGATGATGAATATATTTGATTGCACGCGCCACTACGGCAATCTCAAAAACGCCTGCGCGCAGATCAGATCGCGCCTGCACCTCATCTCTTTCAAAGGCGACGTGCTCTTTCCGCCGGGGCTAATGAAAGAAATTTACGATGCGATGAGCGATCTGGGCAAAAAGGATCGCGCGAGCTACGCGCAGATCGACAGCGACTACGGACACGACGCGTTTTTGGTCGAGATAGAAAAATTTGATTACATCATAAAAAGGATTTTGGATGAGTTTTGA
- the xseB gene encoding exodeoxyribonuclease VII small subunit, translated as MSFEEKMEKINALLKSLNDKDLSLEESVKLYKQGVALLKEAKEILENAKLEVAEINAPEQA; from the coding sequence ATGAGTTTTGAGGAAAAAATGGAAAAAATTAATGCGCTTTTAAAAAGCCTAAACGACAAGGATCTAAGCTTGGAAGAGAGCGTGAAGCTGTATAAGCAGGGCGTCGCGCTGCTAAAGGAAGCGAAGGAAATTTTAGAAAACGCCAAACTCGAGGTTGCCGAAATAAACGCACCCGAGCAGGCTTAG
- a CDS encoding carbon-nitrogen hydrolase family protein — MINVCVLQLPTLSMSENRIDYYMKVAKDNGARIVLLGEYELNSFFSELKKMPRSIACEQSEHKQELMARLAAKYDLHIVAPIIRAASGAILRQAGIFGGATQKSANCSSEISVGLKSEPGCKGELNFKSDLNSNDGSNSKGALNSKNEQSSKGGSSSCGAKSLNFKAANSADGLNLSASIPSNSNASNSKAENQKDSSEEEIFCASENEPIWVKSCAKFSPSEVKFYDQNILMDYPHWNEEGFFANRKSRKIGKISPMIFSEGGVKFGVCFGYEAHFDVFWRYFMQKNVGCVLVPCASTFESGGRWRELLKMRAFTNSLYVIRANRIGEAKFGESEFKFYGESFVVTPGGEIANELKNEEGVLMCEVDADEIAAARGLWKFRKNLVSRGLL, encoded by the coding sequence ATGATAAACGTATGCGTTTTGCAACTACCGACGCTTTCGATGAGCGAAAATCGGATCGATTACTATATGAAGGTCGCCAAAGACAACGGCGCGCGGATCGTGCTGCTGGGCGAATATGAGCTAAATTCCTTCTTTAGCGAGCTTAAAAAGATGCCCCGTTCTATCGCCTGCGAACAGAGCGAGCACAAACAGGAGCTGATGGCGCGGTTGGCCGCCAAATACGACCTGCATATCGTAGCGCCGATAATCAGAGCCGCAAGCGGCGCGATTTTGAGGCAGGCGGGCATTTTCGGCGGCGCGACTCAAAAAAGCGCGAACTGCAGCAGCGAAATTTCCGTAGGCCTTAAAAGCGAGCCCGGTTGCAAGGGCGAGCTAAATTTCAAGAGCGATTTAAATTCCAACGATGGTTCAAATTCTAAAGGCGCTTTAAATTCCAAAAACGAGCAGAGTTCCAAAGGCGGCTCAAGCTCCTGCGGCGCAAAATCTTTAAATTTCAAAGCCGCAAATTCCGCAGACGGTTTAAATTTAAGCGCTTCGATCCCGAGTAACTCGAACGCTTCAAATTCAAAAGCCGAAAACCAAAAAGATTCGAGCGAAGAGGAGATCTTTTGCGCGAGCGAAAACGAGCCTATCTGGGTGAAATCCTGCGCGAAATTTTCGCCCTCGGAGGTGAAATTTTACGATCAAAATATCCTGATGGACTATCCGCACTGGAACGAGGAGGGCTTTTTCGCCAACCGCAAAAGCCGCAAAATCGGTAAAATTTCGCCGATGATCTTTAGCGAGGGCGGCGTAAAATTCGGCGTGTGCTTTGGCTACGAGGCGCATTTTGACGTATTTTGGCGCTATTTTATGCAGAAAAACGTCGGCTGCGTGCTCGTGCCGTGCGCTTCGACCTTCGAAAGCGGCGGGCGCTGGCGCGAGCTTTTGAAGATGCGCGCGTTTACGAACTCGCTCTACGTCATCCGCGCCAACCGCATCGGCGAGGCGAAATTCGGCGAGAGCGAGTTTAAATTTTACGGCGAGAGCTTCGTCGTGACCCCCGGCGGCGAGATCGCAAACGAGCTGAAAAACGAAGAGGGTGTGCTGATGTGCGAAGTGGACGCGGACGAGATCGCTGCGGCGCGCGGGCTGTGGAAATTCCGCAAAAATCTAGTTAGCAGGGGGCTTTTATGA
- a CDS encoding ThiF family adenylyltransferase: MNYFHRQIQLWGEQTQRALADKRILIIGAGGLGSSLSYALGASGIGRISVVDFDTVALHNIHRQILFTLADEGKFKADVFKSRTEARYDGVSVEVHKSRAEEFFASAIGSGEKFDLILDATDNLATRAQIDAFAKQIGVPWVFASVDSWQCQVCFVQNADFKFFPSLNATAAGITAAIVMFAASFEANLALRYLAGLEVEKDLLYYVNFFGGELEVRKIKL, from the coding sequence ATGAACTACTTTCACAGGCAGATTCAGCTTTGGGGCGAGCAGACGCAGCGCGCGCTTGCGGACAAGCGCATCCTGATCATCGGCGCGGGCGGGCTTGGAAGCAGCCTTTCTTACGCGCTCGGCGCAAGCGGCATCGGGCGGATCAGCGTCGTGGATTTCGACACGGTGGCGCTTCATAACATCCACAGACAAATTTTATTCACGCTTGCAGACGAGGGCAAATTTAAAGCGGATGTTTTTAAAAGCCGCACGGAGGCTCGCTACGACGGCGTGAGCGTGGAGGTGCATAAGAGTCGCGCGGAGGAATTTTTCGCTAGCGCGATAGGCTCGGGCGAGAAATTTGATCTGATTTTGGATGCGACCGACAATCTCGCCACGCGTGCGCAGATCGATGCATTTGCTAAGCAAATAGGCGTGCCGTGGGTGTTTGCGTCGGTGGACAGCTGGCAGTGTCAAGTCTGCTTCGTGCAGAATGCGGATTTTAAATTTTTCCCGAGCCTAAACGCGACGGCTGCGGGCATAACGGCTGCGATCGTGATGTTTGCGGCAAGCTTTGAGGCAAACCTCGCTCTGCGTTATCTGGCGGGGCTTGAGGTCGAAAAAGACCTGCTTTACTATGTGAACTTTTTTGGCGGCGAGCTGGAAGTTAGGAAGATAAAATTGTAG
- a CDS encoding ankyrin repeat domain-containing protein translates to MPGLSKYVTQEEVESFAFRYWDIDYNSNPKNVFKEPAIDVELKRLLKSKQTDEILKFMKDNNLTVEHTMHGGVTPVMYSSFWNDTNTTQELIKLGADIHKKDEYKLSAMAYAIENNATKTVRLLLDNGVKFEEAEVVRNRLLPPNYNHIKSLQISDDGNFTLIYETDYPMISIGEPNYFFSYLTNTNMYEIAKMALESGYKPYIWKFKNSTVGLRYGNDIKKVVPEGILNDKAEPTDGFDITEYDFSLYDTFPGTPNYEPILKLLMQYNVGGQPSPEFLKRKYDDCHRNYIYSLDSYYKINYDATYYIPKSEISLITTVYRKYCKDRNSTFKDVYEYTKFASKLNEMEAVSIHMYTRDKDGRKLDRPYKDNLKKLDKYIDEISSDEIKNAIKEFYEN, encoded by the coding sequence GTGCCCGGTCTTAGCAAATACGTAACTCAAGAAGAGGTTGAAAGTTTTGCGTTTCGCTACTGGGATATAGATTATAATTCAAATCCAAAAAACGTATTTAAAGAACCCGCCATTGACGTAGAGCTAAAAAGACTTTTAAAAAGCAAGCAAACTGATGAAATTTTAAAATTTATGAAAGATAACAATCTAACCGTCGAGCATACTATGCACGGAGGGGTAACGCCAGTGATGTATTCTAGCTTTTGGAATGATACAAATACCACTCAAGAGCTTATAAAGCTAGGTGCGGATATACATAAAAAAGACGAATACAAGCTATCCGCTATGGCTTATGCGATAGAAAATAATGCTACTAAAACGGTAAGACTGCTTTTAGACAACGGCGTTAAATTTGAGGAGGCGGAAGTCGTTAGAAACAGACTGCTTCCGCCGAATTATAACCATATAAAATCCCTACAAATAAGTGATGACGGAAATTTTACGTTGATTTATGAGACCGACTACCCTATGATTAGTATAGGAGAGCCGAATTATTTCTTTTCATATCTTACGAATACGAATATGTATGAGATAGCAAAGATGGCATTAGAAAGCGGCTACAAGCCATATATTTGGAAATTTAAAAACTCTACGGTAGGTCTAAGGTACGGAAACGATATTAAAAAGGTCGTGCCTGAAGGAATATTAAATGATAAAGCGGAACCGACGGACGGATTTGATATTACCGAATATGATTTTTCATTGTATGATACATTTCCGGGCACTCCAAATTACGAACCGATTTTAAAGCTGCTTATGCAGTATAACGTAGGTGGACAACCGAGTCCGGAATTTCTAAAACGAAAATATGATGATTGTCATAGAAACTATATATATAGTTTGGATAGTTATTATAAAATAAACTACGATGCAACTTATTATATACCTAAAAGTGAAATTTCGCTTATAACGACGGTATATCGCAAATATTGCAAAGATAGAAATTCTACATTTAAAGATGTTTATGAATATACGAAATTTGCAAGCAAGTTAAATGAAATGGAAGCGGTATCCATCCATATGTATACCAGAGATAAAGACGGTCGTAAGCTTGATCGGCCGTATAAAGATAATTTAAAAAAGCTGGATAAATATATAGATGAGATCTCATCCGATGAGATAAAAAATGCAATAAAAGAATTTTATGAAAACTAA
- a CDS encoding Rrf2 family transcriptional regulator: protein MQVGIKFSLAVHIMLCVAYFREEKVTGDFVAASSGINPAIARKLISQLRNAALVLTTAGVGGITLARDARLITLLDIYEAVSEEGAMFRLHKGSPSACPVGGKIEAVLAPRFARIQNDFKRSLSSVSLADLLHDLG from the coding sequence ATGCAAGTAGGTATCAAATTTTCACTCGCGGTTCACATCATGCTTTGCGTTGCGTATTTTCGCGAGGAGAAGGTCACGGGCGATTTCGTCGCCGCAAGCTCGGGGATAAACCCCGCCATCGCGCGCAAGCTGATCTCGCAGCTAAGAAACGCAGCCTTGGTACTCACGACCGCGGGTGTGGGCGGCATCACGCTGGCTCGCGACGCGCGGCTCATCACGCTTTTAGACATTTACGAGGCGGTGAGCGAGGAGGGCGCGATGTTTCGCCTGCACAAAGGCTCGCCTAGCGCCTGCCCCGTGGGCGGCAAGATCGAGGCGGTACTCGCGCCGCGATTTGCTCGTATTCAGAATGATTTTAAAAGATCCTTATCAAGCGTGAGCTTGGCGGATCTGCTGCACGATCTAGGATAG
- a CDS encoding NAD(P)H-binding protein: MKVAIIGANGKSGSNLVQEALKQGYDVTAIVRNKEYKNSDIKVAYKDIFELARPDLAGFDAVISAFGAFTDATFPLYKKVAVHLANLLSGSSTRLIIVGGAGTLLVDDKGTMAMDTPGFPPEYMGVARAAAESFFELKTKSDVPWTYVSPAGDYDADGARTGKYVLGNDHVILNSQNESYISYADLAIAIIDELKNRNFVQKRFTAVGERA, encoded by the coding sequence ATGAAAGTAGCAATCATAGGTGCAAACGGAAAATCGGGTTCAAATTTGGTGCAAGAGGCCCTAAAACAAGGCTACGACGTTACGGCGATCGTGCGAAACAAAGAGTATAAAAATAGCGATATAAAGGTCGCCTACAAAGATATTTTTGAGCTAGCAAGGCCCGATCTAGCGGGCTTTGACGCCGTTATCAGCGCATTTGGCGCCTTTACTGACGCGACCTTTCCTCTATACAAAAAGGTAGCAGTTCATCTTGCAAATTTGCTAAGCGGTAGCAGCACGAGGCTAATCATCGTAGGCGGCGCCGGCACGCTGCTTGTGGACGACAAAGGTACTATGGCTATGGATACGCCGGGCTTCCCGCCTGAGTATATGGGCGTGGCAAGGGCGGCTGCGGAGTCGTTTTTTGAGCTAAAAACCAAATCTGACGTGCCCTGGACATACGTCTCGCCTGCCGGAGACTACGACGCAGATGGCGCTCGCACCGGCAAATACGTGCTCGGTAACGATCACGTCATACTAAACTCGCAAAACGAGAGCTACATCAGCTACGCCGATCTTGCGATCGCGATCATTGACGAGCTAAAAAATAGAAATTTCGTGCAAAAGCGCTTTACCGCAGTCGGCGAGAGAGCGTGA
- a CDS encoding cupin domain-containing protein gives MSNYKIVSTKSEPRVELKEALGLSGCELSINELPANASVPFVHSHKQNEELYLVLKGGGTLFIDGEEKAVGEGDAIRIDPDGKRCFKAGAQGMKFICIQTKRGSLEQYTMDDGVVNDDVKPSWL, from the coding sequence ATGTCAAACTACAAGATCGTTTCAACGAAAAGCGAACCGAGAGTCGAGCTAAAAGAAGCTCTAGGCTTAAGCGGCTGCGAGCTTTCTATCAACGAGCTTCCCGCAAACGCGAGCGTGCCGTTCGTGCATTCGCACAAGCAAAACGAGGAGCTTTACTTGGTGCTAAAAGGCGGCGGTACGCTTTTTATAGACGGCGAGGAGAAGGCAGTCGGTGAGGGCGACGCGATCCGCATCGATCCGGACGGCAAAAGGTGCTTCAAGGCGGGCGCGCAGGGGATGAAGTTTATCTGTATCCAGACCAAACGCGGCAGCCTGGAGCAGTACACGATGGACGATGGAGTGGTAAACGACGATGTAAAGCCAAGCTGGCTGTAA
- a CDS encoding cation diffusion facilitator family transporter has protein sequence MHENHAHCAHSHASNKVVLRNSFLMISAFMLIEVAGGLATNSLALLSDAGHMLSDAAALGLSLFAFKFGERKGNLQKTFGYRRIEIIAATINALALVAIAILIVIEAARRFQNPPEVATAGMLAISTLGLAVNIVVALYMLRGGDVRENVNMRGAYAHVLGDAAGSVGAITAALLMMCFGWGWADAAASVLVAALIVKSGWGVLKESLNILMEGSPKGVCLDGLVAQIRGVDGVLSVHDLHVWSITSGANALTAHIVVSGELSVREAERILREISHEMEHLGITHTTLQLESSENECADELICEVRSNGAGGHLGHSH, from the coding sequence ATGCACGAAAATCACGCCCATTGCGCGCATTCGCACGCGTCAAACAAGGTCGTTTTGAGAAATTCCTTCCTTATGATATCCGCTTTTATGCTCATCGAGGTCGCGGGCGGCTTGGCGACGAACTCGCTCGCCCTGCTCTCGGACGCCGGGCACATGCTCTCAGACGCTGCGGCGCTCGGGCTTTCGCTGTTTGCGTTTAAATTCGGCGAACGCAAGGGCAATCTGCAAAAGACCTTCGGCTACAGGCGGATCGAAATTATAGCCGCGACGATAAACGCGCTCGCCCTCGTCGCGATCGCCATTTTGATCGTCATCGAGGCGGCGCGGCGATTCCAAAATCCGCCCGAAGTAGCCACCGCTGGCATGCTCGCTATCAGCACGCTGGGTCTTGCCGTAAACATCGTCGTGGCGCTATATATGCTGCGCGGCGGCGACGTGAGAGAAAACGTCAATATGCGCGGCGCCTATGCGCACGTACTTGGCGACGCTGCGGGCTCGGTGGGCGCAATCACGGCGGCACTGCTGATGATGTGTTTTGGCTGGGGCTGGGCGGACGCGGCGGCTAGCGTGCTCGTGGCCGCGCTCATCGTAAAAAGCGGCTGGGGCGTGCTAAAAGAGAGCCTAAACATCCTGATGGAGGGCTCGCCAAAGGGCGTGTGCCTAGACGGGCTCGTCGCGCAGATCAGGGGCGTGGACGGCGTGCTTTCGGTGCACGACCTGCACGTCTGGAGTATCACAAGCGGCGCAAACGCGCTCACGGCTCACATCGTAGTTAGCGGCGAGCTGAGCGTGCGCGAGGCGGAGCGGATCTTGCGCGAAATATCGCACGAAATGGAGCATCTGGGCATCACGCACACGACGCTACAGCTTGAAAGCAGCGAAAACGAATGCGCTGACGAGCTCATCTGCGAAGTAAGATCAAATGGCGCGGGCGGGCATTTAGGACATAGTCACTAA
- a CDS encoding transporter: protein MKRDILIAILGLLCAFIDINYIGFLIALNLIVVLVCAAFPFMKKNYIFFLLLVVNLALYLNNIYTPFEKPELWTYSIPALANATYVLVALVYASGFVAFVPLAAYIYFLYSLCVVACSIREKFQSLR, encoded by the coding sequence ATGAAAAGAGATATATTAATCGCGATTTTAGGCTTACTTTGCGCCTTTATAGATATTAATTACATAGGTTTTCTTATCGCATTAAATTTGATAGTAGTCTTGGTTTGCGCCGCTTTTCCTTTTATGAAAAAGAACTATATATTTTTTCTACTGCTTGTCGTAAATTTAGCTTTGTATTTGAATAATATCTACACCCCTTTTGAAAAGCCAGAGCTTTGGACTTATAGCATACCTGCGCTGGCAAATGCCACATATGTGCTAGTCGCTTTAGTTTATGCTTCGGGATTTGTCGCTTTTGTCCCGCTTGCGGCATATATCTATTTTTTATATTCGCTCTGCGTCGTTGCCTGCAGCATACGTGAAAAATTTCAAAGCTTACGCTAA
- the ribD gene encoding bifunctional diaminohydroxyphosphoribosylaminopyrimidine deaminase/5-amino-6-(5-phosphoribosylamino)uracil reductase RibD translates to MNDEFYMDLALRAAWRYQALTLPNPAVGCVLLDKGGRVLGIGAHKKVGFLHAEANAVFAALCDLDANFAQDFACEYARKFGVKFQNLEALKSALLQPSFTYDFILNRHGGLLRGACAYVTLEPCAHRGKTPSCAELLAQLGLSRVIIGARDTNAQAAGGAEILRRGGIEVKFDVCSAAAAELAEPFYLARESGFCFIKINATLNGAVHGRIGSEKQRAFVHELRSVCDYVGVGGQTVRADRPTLDVRAAKFDEISASAGRADMSALDARVAPQNLKPHAPDVWIRSRRALSDFDVSIPLFSVAARKVEVSQSLPAGAKVTMIEAGASSFDEFAQFASHALIFYSAQMRDGGNFRANAALQPLFISRASDPHLEANEFYGWFKILK, encoded by the coding sequence ATGAACGACGAATTTTACATGGATTTGGCGCTACGGGCTGCGTGGCGCTATCAGGCTCTGACGCTGCCCAACCCCGCTGTGGGCTGCGTACTTTTAGATAAGGGCGGCAGAGTTCTAGGCATAGGCGCGCACAAAAAGGTGGGCTTTTTACACGCCGAGGCAAACGCCGTTTTTGCCGCGCTGTGCGATCTGGATGCAAATTTCGCGCAGGATTTCGCTTGCGAATACGCCCGCAAATTCGGCGTTAAATTTCAAAACCTAGAAGCCCTAAAAAGCGCGCTTTTGCAGCCGAGCTTTACCTACGATTTTATCTTAAACCGCCACGGCGGGCTTTTGCGCGGCGCTTGCGCCTATGTCACGCTTGAGCCCTGCGCACATCGCGGCAAGACCCCGTCTTGCGCCGAGCTTTTGGCACAGCTCGGGCTATCGCGCGTGATAATCGGCGCGCGCGATACGAACGCGCAGGCTGCGGGCGGCGCGGAAATTTTACGCCGCGGTGGCATAGAGGTGAAATTTGACGTCTGCTCTGCCGCGGCGGCGGAGCTTGCGGAGCCGTTTTATTTGGCGCGCGAGAGCGGCTTTTGCTTCATCAAAATCAACGCCACGCTAAACGGCGCGGTACATGGGCGGATCGGCAGCGAGAAGCAGCGCGCATTCGTGCACGAGCTGCGCAGCGTATGCGACTACGTAGGCGTGGGCGGGCAGACCGTGCGCGCCGATAGGCCGACGCTGGACGTGCGTGCGGCTAAATTTGACGAAATTAGCGCTTCGGCAGGCAGAGCCGACATGTCGGCGCTAGACGCGCGCGTTGCGCCGCAAAACCTAAAGCCGCACGCACCCGACGTTTGGATTCGTTCGCGCCGCGCACTTTCGGATTTTGATGTGAGCATTCCGCTTTTTAGCGTCGCGGCTCGCAAGGTGGAGGTCTCGCAGTCGCTGCCCGCGGGCGCGAAAGTCACGATGATAGAGGCGGGGGCGAGTTCATTTGACGAGTTCGCGCAGTTTGCAAGCCACGCGCTTATTTTTTACAGCGCGCAGATGAGGGACGGGGGAAATTTTAGAGCAAATGCCGCGCTACAGCCGCTTTTTATCTCCCGCGCGAGCGATCCGCACCTAGAAGCGAACGAATTTTACGGCTGGTTTAAAATTTTAAAATGA
- a CDS encoding ribosome maturation factor RimP, translated as MVDLEALARECGVQLYDVETVSENGRTIYRISITKAGGVGLDDCERLSRLLSPIFDVEPPLEGEWTLEVGSPGLERKLSKPQHFANSVGELVRLSRTDGQKLSGEVLGCEGGVLRLRTDGGEVSVRLDEIKKARTYVQW; from the coding sequence ATGGTTGATTTAGAGGCTTTAGCGCGTGAGTGCGGCGTGCAGCTTTACGACGTGGAGACGGTGAGCGAAAACGGCAGAACGATCTATCGCATCAGCATCACGAAAGCAGGCGGCGTGGGCCTGGACGACTGTGAGCGGCTATCGCGGCTGCTTTCGCCGATTTTCGACGTGGAGCCGCCGCTTGAGGGCGAGTGGACGCTGGAGGTCGGCTCGCCCGGGCTTGAGCGCAAGCTAAGCAAGCCGCAGCATTTCGCAAACTCCGTGGGCGAGCTCGTGCGCCTAAGCCGCACGGACGGGCAGAAGCTAAGCGGCGAGGTGCTTGGCTGCGAAGGCGGCGTGCTTAGGCTGCGCACGGACGGCGGCGAGGTGAGCGTGCGACTCGATGAGATCAAAAAGGCGCGAACCTACGTGCAGTGGTAG
- the rbfA gene encoding 30S ribosome-binding factor RbfA yields the protein MNPTELRRLRTQSVLKQLIPGALASLEDELLRGLCVTDVECKRGRYDAFVYLDKNAFDEREQEFVLEKLGRVARYLQNFCAEAEGWYRCPAFHFKFDDRLEYQNKMDDLFDKIEEELRKNG from the coding sequence ATGAATCCGACCGAACTCAGAAGACTGCGCACGCAAAGCGTGCTAAAACAGCTCATCCCCGGAGCGCTCGCGAGCCTTGAGGATGAGCTTTTGCGCGGGCTGTGCGTCACCGACGTGGAGTGCAAGCGCGGGCGCTACGACGCGTTTGTGTATCTGGATAAAAACGCCTTCGACGAGCGCGAGCAGGAATTCGTGCTCGAAAAGCTCGGCCGCGTGGCGAGATATTTGCAAAACTTCTGCGCCGAGGCGGAGGGCTGGTACCGCTGCCCCGCATTTCACTTCAAATTCGACGACCGCTTGGAGTATCAAAACAAAATGGACGATCTTTTTGACAAAATAGAGGAGGAGCTGCGCAAAAATGGTTGA